One region of Vicinamibacteria bacterium genomic DNA includes:
- a CDS encoding TrbG/VirB9 family P-type conjugative transfer protein — protein MTRKFFVLTVLTAATAAAPVRSAVAAAGEARTIRYGPRDVVSLRCKVRYTTLIVLPQGEKILDFIIGDKDMWVLEGADRYAYLKPAGKDISTTVTLVTQAGNLYSFLATEVAGEPDVKVFVELSDPSQFQPPSAPVRYVPAEEAEQLRQQLNEEQAGRTKAIQAFASDYPTHISFAYQFRSNHKPFFVTAIWHDQTSTFIRSHAREKATLYELKDGEPVLINYDLKGDVYVVPKVLDAGRLTVGKQSLDFRVVGE, from the coding sequence ATGACACGTAAATTCTTCGTTCTGACCGTACTCACGGCGGCCACGGCCGCGGCTCCGGTGAGGTCGGCTGTTGCCGCTGCGGGGGAAGCCCGTACCATCCGCTACGGGCCCAGAGACGTCGTGAGCCTTCGCTGCAAGGTCCGCTACACGACCCTGATTGTCCTGCCCCAAGGCGAGAAGATCCTGGACTTCATCATCGGGGACAAGGACATGTGGGTCCTCGAGGGTGCGGACCGCTACGCCTACCTGAAGCCCGCCGGGAAAGACATCTCGACCACGGTCACCCTCGTTACCCAGGCGGGGAACCTCTACAGCTTCCTCGCCACCGAAGTAGCGGGGGAGCCGGACGTGAAGGTCTTCGTCGAGCTCTCGGACCCCTCGCAGTTCCAGCCTCCGAGCGCCCCCGTCCGCTACGTGCCGGCCGAGGAGGCGGAGCAGCTCCGGCAGCAGCTCAATGAGGAGCAGGCGGGGAGGACCAAGGCCATCCAGGCCTTCGCGTCGGACTACCCGACCCACATCAGCTTCGCCTACCAGTTTCGGTCGAACCACAAGCCCTTTTTCGTCACCGCCATCTGGCACGACCAAACGTCCACCTTCATCCGCAGCCACGCCAGGGAGAAGGCCACGCTCTACGAGCTGAAGGACGGGGAACCCGTCCTCATCAACTACGACCTCAAGGGGGATGTCTACGTCGTGCCCAAGGTCCTGGACGCTGGACGCCTCACGGTCGGGAAACAGTCGCTGGACTTCCGCGTGGTGGGGGAGTGA